The Crocosphaera sp. UHCC 0190 genome has a window encoding:
- a CDS encoding type II toxin-antitoxin system HigB family toxin, which translates to MKLISISHLRQEASCYPDVKKTIENWYTVVKNAPWQNLEEVKKIYRDAEAVGNFTVFNIKGNHYRLIVGIDYEAQVIYYKYFLTHREYDKDNWKNDPYF; encoded by the coding sequence ATGAAATTAATTTCCATTTCCCATCTTCGTCAAGAGGCCAGTTGTTACCCTGATGTAAAAAAAACAATTGAAAATTGGTACACAGTGGTTAAAAATGCCCCATGGCAAAACTTAGAAGAAGTTAAGAAGATATATCGAGATGCAGAAGCCGTTGGCAATTTTACCGTTTTTAATATTAAAGGAAATCACTATCGTTTGATAGTCGGTATTGATTATGAAGCACAAGTTATCTACTACAAATACTTTCTAACCCACAGGGAATATGACAAAGACAACTGGAAAAATGATCCCTACTTTTAA
- a CDS encoding Uma2 family endonuclease has product MIYQFKNSQEFEITYPDSDGKPMSDNTIQFRWITMIKSNLDWLFANNDNVFIAGDLLWYPLEGSNKLRQAPDVMIVFGRPKGDRGSYQQWKEKNIAPQVVFEILSPGNTQTEMTRKLLFYDRYGVEEYYIYDPDKNDLNGLQRIDNRLETIENIDNWISPRLGIRFEIGSPELCLYYPDDQPFQSYVEIAQRLQESEAKLIKEHFRVQEEHERAEKLAAKLRELGINPDDI; this is encoded by the coding sequence ATGATTTATCAATTTAAAAATAGCCAAGAATTCGAGATTACTTATCCTGATAGTGATGGTAAACCGATGTCGGATAATACGATTCAATTTCGTTGGATTACAATGATTAAATCTAACTTAGATTGGTTATTTGCCAACAATGATAATGTTTTTATTGCTGGAGATTTGTTATGGTATCCCCTGGAAGGAAGTAATAAGTTAAGACAAGCTCCTGATGTTATGATAGTCTTTGGTAGACCAAAAGGCGATCGCGGTTCTTATCAACAGTGGAAAGAGAAAAATATAGCACCTCAAGTGGTTTTTGAAATTCTTTCTCCTGGTAATACCCAAACAGAAATGACGAGAAAATTATTATTCTATGATCGTTATGGGGTAGAAGAATATTATATTTATGATCCAGATAAAAATGATTTGAATGGGTTACAGCGCATTGATAATAGATTAGAAACCATTGAAAATATAGATAATTGGATTAGTCCCCGTTTAGGAATTCGGTTTGAAATAGGTTCACCTGAGTTATGCTTATATTATCCTGACGATCAACCTTTTCAATCCTATGTAGAAATTGCTCAACGGTTACAAGAATCTGAAGCTAAACTTATTAAAGAACATTTTAGGGTTCAAGAAGAACATGAACGGGCTGAAAAATTAGCTGCAAAATTACGAGAATTAGGGATTAATCCTGATGATATTTAA
- a CDS encoding transcriptional regulator: MTKTTGKMIPTFNEVTYRHLLFEIAPKVIESEAEYHKALTVAEQLTFNKTRTPEESALYQLLVTLIEVYETENYSMQQSKPHEILQHLMEVSGTRQADLVGIIGSSGVVSEVVNGKRAISKSQAKALGDYFKLSPNLFI; this comes from the coding sequence ATGACAAAGACAACTGGAAAAATGATCCCTACTTTTAATGAAGTAACTTATCGTCATCTTTTGTTTGAAATTGCCCCGAAAGTAATTGAATCAGAAGCAGAATACCATAAAGCTTTAACCGTTGCGGAACAATTAACCTTCAACAAAACTCGTACCCCGGAAGAAAGCGCATTATATCAATTATTAGTCACATTAATTGAAGTATACGAAACAGAAAATTATTCCATGCAACAATCGAAACCCCATGAAATTTTACAACATTTAATGGAAGTTAGTGGCACTCGTCAAGCTGATTTGGTTGGTATTATTGGCTCAAGTGGTGTTGTTTCTGAAGTAGTTAATGGAAAACGTGCTATTAGTAAATCGCAAGCAAAAGCACTGGGAGATTATTTTAAATTATCTCCTAACCTATTCATTTAA
- a CDS encoding heavy-metal-associated domain-containing protein — protein sequence MTITLKVPSIACGACANTITKAIEGQKPDAKVSIDVESKMVTVETEASEEIIKEIITAAGHTVEG from the coding sequence ATGACCATTACTTTAAAGGTTCCTAGTATTGCCTGTGGTGCTTGTGCTAATACTATCACTAAAGCCATTGAAGGGCAAAAACCAGATGCCAAAGTTTCTATTGATGTTGAGTCAAAAATGGTTACGGTAGAGACAGAAGCATCTGAAGAAATAATCAAAGAAATTATCACGGCAGCAGGTCATACTGTAGAAGGATAA
- the sufR gene encoding iron-sulfur cluster biosynthesis transcriptional regulator SufR: MTIIQPPSTKEDILQYLLRQGQANAQELAETLDITPQATRRHLKDLEGEGLIERQAMQGGLGRPQYIYSLSKSGRDRFPNRYGEFAVSFLDTLTEAVGETQVKEVLRKQWQRKADEYRQRIGEGSLKERVERLVTLRQEEGYMAEIHQVNGKNGLHSQIKGYILAEHHCAISEVAESYPTVCGHELEMFAAILPDCTIERTNWINEGEHNCGYLIQFKNDY, encoded by the coding sequence ATGACTATCATTCAGCCTCCTTCGACGAAAGAAGACATTTTGCAGTATTTACTTAGACAGGGTCAAGCTAACGCCCAAGAACTCGCTGAGACTCTCGATATTACTCCCCAAGCAACCCGTCGTCACCTCAAAGACTTGGAAGGGGAAGGATTAATTGAACGCCAAGCGATGCAGGGAGGGTTAGGACGACCCCAATATATTTATTCTCTCAGTAAATCAGGCCGCGATCGCTTTCCTAACCGTTATGGAGAGTTTGCGGTGTCATTTTTGGATACCTTAACGGAAGCAGTGGGAGAAACACAGGTTAAAGAGGTGTTACGCAAGCAATGGCAACGAAAAGCAGATGAGTACCGACAGCGTATTGGTGAGGGGTCATTAAAAGAGAGGGTGGAGAGGTTAGTAACACTGCGACAGGAAGAGGGTTATATGGCTGAAATACACCAGGTTAACGGTAAAAATGGTTTGCATAGTCAAATCAAGGGTTATATTTTGGCTGAGCATCATTGTGCCATTTCTGAGGTTGCGGAGTCCTATCCGACGGTGTGCGGTCACGAATTAGAAATGTTTGCCGCGATTCTGCCTGATTGTACCATAGAACGGACTAATTGGATTAATGAGGGAGAGCATAATTGTGGCTATTTAATACAATTTAAAAATGATTATTAA
- the recJ gene encoding single-stranded-DNA-specific exonuclease RecJ, translated as MKLPNQRWSIAPSHPEKVQALVKETGLSPLIAQVILNRGIDTPNLTQVYLNPDQQILPSPLEEFPDLQKSIELLKEAIETGDKIAICGDYDADGMTSTSLLLRALKHLGADVYYEIPSRMKDGYGINKRIVESFAQDGVGLILTVDNGISAYEPIQRAVELGLTVIITDHHDLPEKLPPAQAILNPKLLPVMSPYRGLAGVGVAYILAVTTAQSLDKSQGIIGPLLELFTLGTIADLAPLVGVNRRWLKRGLKQLPNSQLAGIQALMQVAGVSEAQKQLKPDDIGFKLGPRINAVGRIGDPQVAIELLTTDDLGIALERAMQCEQINSKRQSLCEEIEREAIHLIETTPINYQKDRVLLIVKHQWHHGVIGIVASRLVERYGVPVFIGTYEEEDLSKIRGSARGIEEFNVFEALVFCDNLLDKYGGHKAAGGFSFSANNLEAFKERLSSFSHQCLEPNHLKPLVKIDAQADFKELNFNLYQQIDGLQPWGIGNAFPVFWTANVRVLEQKIVGKNNLKIVFSQNNDGAEMKAIAWRYGGYFPLPARLDIAYKLTENHWNGNTNIELDIVGMRLPLLSDGASQNMFEYQGKQYICHYLKDEQELRIQNPQGKVLSIRKGQRKGLLGINQREAKEIDVTKLPYYDIIKAAMKVLNLS; from the coding sequence ATGAAATTACCCAATCAAAGATGGTCTATTGCCCCTTCTCACCCCGAAAAAGTACAGGCATTAGTCAAAGAAACGGGACTCTCTCCCCTCATTGCCCAAGTCATTTTAAATCGTGGCATTGATACCCCTAATTTAACTCAAGTTTATCTTAACCCTGACCAGCAAATTTTGCCTTCTCCTTTAGAAGAATTTCCTGATTTACAGAAAAGTATTGAATTATTAAAGGAAGCTATTGAAACAGGAGATAAAATTGCTATTTGTGGAGATTATGATGCTGATGGCATGACTAGCACTTCTTTATTATTACGGGCTTTAAAACATTTAGGGGCAGATGTTTATTATGAAATTCCTAGCCGTATGAAAGATGGTTATGGGATTAATAAACGAATTGTCGAAAGTTTTGCTCAAGATGGGGTAGGACTTATTTTAACGGTTGATAATGGAATTTCTGCCTATGAACCTATTCAAAGAGCCGTTGAATTAGGGTTAACTGTTATTATTACAGATCATCATGATTTACCGGAAAAGTTACCCCCTGCTCAGGCAATTTTAAACCCTAAATTATTGCCTGTTATGTCTCCCTATCGAGGTTTGGCGGGGGTAGGAGTTGCTTATATTTTAGCGGTAACTACGGCCCAAAGTTTAGATAAAAGTCAAGGGATTATTGGCCCTTTATTAGAACTATTTACCTTGGGAACAATTGCCGATTTAGCCCCCTTAGTTGGGGTTAACCGTCGTTGGTTAAAACGGGGCTTAAAACAATTGCCTAATTCACAATTAGCTGGAATTCAAGCCTTAATGCAAGTAGCAGGGGTGAGTGAAGCGCAAAAACAATTGAAACCTGATGATATTGGCTTTAAATTAGGGCCGAGAATTAATGCGGTGGGACGAATTGGCGATCCTCAAGTTGCGATTGAATTATTGACTACAGATGATTTAGGAATTGCTTTAGAAAGAGCTATGCAGTGTGAACAAATTAATAGTAAACGCCAATCTTTGTGTGAGGAAATTGAACGGGAAGCGATTCATTTAATTGAAACAACGCCTATTAATTATCAAAAAGATCGGGTTTTGCTGATTGTCAAACATCAATGGCATCATGGAGTAATTGGTATTGTTGCCTCACGTTTAGTTGAACGTTATGGGGTTCCGGTTTTTATTGGGACTTATGAAGAAGAAGATTTGAGTAAAATTAGAGGTTCAGCGAGAGGTATTGAAGAATTTAATGTGTTTGAAGCTTTAGTCTTTTGTGATAATTTGTTAGATAAATATGGGGGACACAAAGCCGCCGGAGGCTTTAGTTTCTCTGCTAATAATTTAGAGGCATTTAAGGAAAGGTTAAGTAGTTTTTCCCATCAATGTTTAGAACCAAATCATCTTAAACCTTTAGTAAAAATTGATGCTCAGGCAGATTTTAAGGAATTAAATTTTAATTTATATCAACAGATTGATGGTTTACAACCTTGGGGAATTGGTAATGCTTTTCCGGTATTTTGGACGGCAAATGTTAGAGTTTTAGAACAAAAAATTGTAGGCAAAAATAATCTAAAAATAGTATTTTCTCAAAATAATGATGGTGCAGAAATGAAGGCGATAGCTTGGCGTTATGGTGGTTATTTTCCTTTACCAGCACGTCTAGATATTGCCTACAAACTCACAGAAAATCACTGGAATGGTAATACAAATATTGAATTAGATATTGTGGGAATGCGTCTTCCTTTGTTATCTGATGGTGCATCTCAAAATATGTTTGAATACCAAGGCAAACAATACATCTGTCATTATCTAAAAGATGAGCAAGAATTAAGAATTCAAAATCCTCAAGGAAAAGTTTTATCAATTAGAAAAGGACAACGGAAAGGTTTATTAGGAATTAATCAAAGAGAAGCTAAAGAAATTGATGTTACAAAACTACCTTATTATGATATAATTAAGGCAGCAATGAAAGTTTTAAACCTATCTTGA
- the ylqF gene encoding ribosome biogenesis GTPase YlqF gives MPLIQWYPGHIAKAERQLKEQLNRVDVVFEVLDARIPIASHHPNVPEWIGEKPRILVLNRIDMIPQSVLQDWLSWFKSQGENAYCTNGKQGQGVKALNKAAQTAGVQMNYRRRDRGMLPRPVRAVVIGFPNVGKSALINRLLGRKVVASARRAGVTRQLQWVRISDSIELLDAPGVIPAKLDNQKDAVKLAICEDMGEAGYDNQQIAAALVDLLVELNFEQILSSRYQLDPLEITGEEYIHHLGNNRYQGDKERAAMQLLNDFRKGIMGEIPLELPPSSEGL, from the coding sequence ATGCCCCTAATTCAATGGTATCCTGGCCACATTGCCAAAGCCGAACGACAACTCAAAGAACAACTCAACCGTGTCGATGTTGTCTTTGAAGTGCTAGATGCTCGTATTCCCATCGCTTCTCACCATCCCAACGTGCCTGAATGGATTGGCGAAAAACCGAGGATTTTGGTACTCAACCGCATTGATATGATACCTCAATCCGTGCTTCAAGACTGGTTAAGCTGGTTTAAAAGCCAAGGTGAAAACGCCTATTGTACCAACGGTAAACAGGGACAGGGCGTCAAAGCCTTAAATAAAGCGGCTCAAACTGCTGGAGTACAGATGAATTACCGAAGACGCGATCGCGGAATGCTGCCCCGTCCCGTGCGAGCAGTGGTCATAGGCTTCCCGAATGTAGGAAAATCAGCTTTAATTAACCGTTTATTGGGGCGTAAAGTGGTGGCCAGTGCCAGACGGGCTGGTGTAACCCGTCAGTTACAATGGGTACGAATTTCCGATAGTATTGAACTTTTAGACGCACCTGGAGTCATTCCAGCTAAGCTAGATAATCAAAAAGATGCCGTCAAATTAGCAATTTGTGAAGATATGGGAGAAGCGGGTTATGATAATCAACAAATTGCCGCGGCTTTAGTTGACTTATTAGTTGAATTGAATTTTGAGCAAATTTTGTCATCCCGTTATCAACTTGATCCCCTAGAAATTACGGGAGAAGAGTATATTCATCACTTAGGAAATAACCGTTATCAAGGGGATAAAGAAAGGGCAGCCATGCAATTACTTAATGATTTTCGTAAAGGAATTATGGGAGAAATTCCCTTAGAATTGCCACCGAGTTCAGAAGGGCTATGA
- the sppA gene encoding signal peptide peptidase SppA, with product MNFFKQTLASLIGTLAGLFLFATIGVSGLVILLITLASFESGPTVKDKSVLVFDLSTPIQDTEPPVTFREVFSDQDKSVITLRQAVKSIEKATQDSRIKAIFLDGSNSSNGSGYATFTEIREALVKFKETGKKIIAYDVTLSEQEYYLSSLADTLIINPMGSIEINGIGVEPLFWKNALDKYGIGVQVVRVGSYKSAVEPFTRSTLSPENQEQLSVLLNNIWGDFLNTVGSSRKLSPQGLQTIANTQGVLDPKEAQKAGLIDKIEYRDQVINQLKEITENKDESLRQISLANYIDVPVSGITEKSSDNKIAVVYVEGTIVDGVGKLQEVGGNRYANIFRKIREDDDIKAAVIRINSPGGSATASEIILREIQLTQAEKPVIISMGNVAASGGYWIATGGQHIFAQPTTITGSIGVFGVLFNLQKIANNNGITWDSVKTAKLADLDTATRPKTEQELAIYQKSVNQIYDLFLDKVAKSRNLSKEKVAKIAQGRVWSGEEAKKLGLVDSFGGLESSIKYAAAQTTLGEDWQIEEYPISRGFADLFFKKNLDDDAQEMAVSLDPLSQELIKFKEELSSLNSLNDPRGVYSRLPFNWQLH from the coding sequence ATGAACTTTTTTAAACAAACCCTTGCCAGCTTAATTGGAACCCTTGCAGGATTATTTCTCTTTGCTACAATCGGTGTAAGTGGCTTAGTTATATTGCTTATTACTTTAGCTTCTTTTGAGAGTGGCCCCACGGTCAAAGATAAATCTGTTTTAGTATTTGATCTCTCTACCCCAATTCAAGATACGGAACCCCCTGTTACTTTTAGAGAGGTTTTTTCTGATCAAGATAAATCAGTAATCACCTTACGTCAGGCGGTTAAATCTATTGAAAAAGCCACCCAAGATAGTCGAATTAAAGCAATATTTTTAGATGGGAGTAATAGCAGTAATGGGAGTGGTTATGCCACCTTTACAGAAATTCGAGAAGCCTTAGTAAAGTTTAAGGAAACTGGCAAAAAAATCATTGCTTATGATGTCACGTTAAGTGAGCAAGAATATTATTTAAGTTCCTTAGCAGATACCCTAATTATTAACCCCATGGGATCGATAGAAATTAACGGCATTGGGGTAGAACCTTTATTCTGGAAAAATGCCCTAGATAAGTATGGAATTGGGGTACAAGTGGTTAGAGTCGGTAGTTATAAATCGGCGGTTGAACCCTTTACAAGAAGCACCCTAAGTCCTGAAAATCAAGAACAATTATCTGTATTACTTAACAATATTTGGGGAGACTTTCTCAACACAGTGGGAAGCAGTCGCAAACTTTCCCCTCAAGGTTTACAAACTATTGCCAATACTCAAGGAGTTTTAGATCCCAAAGAAGCACAAAAAGCGGGACTTATCGATAAGATTGAGTATCGAGATCAAGTCATTAATCAGTTAAAAGAAATTACAGAGAATAAAGATGAATCTCTTAGACAAATTTCTTTAGCTAATTATATTGATGTTCCCGTATCAGGAATTACCGAGAAATCTTCTGATAATAAAATCGCCGTTGTTTATGTAGAAGGAACCATTGTTGATGGGGTAGGGAAATTACAAGAAGTTGGAGGAAATCGCTATGCCAATATCTTTCGTAAAATCCGAGAAGATGACGACATTAAAGCTGCTGTAATCCGCATTAATAGTCCTGGCGGAAGTGCGACAGCTTCAGAGATTATTTTACGAGAAATCCAACTAACTCAAGCTGAAAAACCTGTCATTATTTCTATGGGCAATGTAGCGGCATCTGGGGGGTATTGGATCGCCACAGGAGGTCAACATATTTTTGCTCAACCAACTACTATTACCGGATCAATTGGAGTATTTGGTGTTTTATTTAATTTGCAAAAAATTGCTAATAATAACGGTATTACCTGGGATAGTGTAAAAACAGCTAAATTGGCAGATTTAGACACAGCAACTCGTCCCAAAACTGAACAGGAATTAGCCATTTATCAAAAGTCAGTCAATCAAATTTATGACCTCTTTTTAGATAAAGTTGCTAAGTCCCGTAACCTATCTAAAGAAAAAGTTGCTAAGATTGCTCAAGGAAGAGTTTGGTCAGGAGAAGAAGCAAAAAAACTTGGCTTAGTGGATAGTTTTGGCGGGTTAGAATCTTCTATTAAATACGCTGCAGCACAAACCACTTTAGGAGAGGATTGGCAAATTGAAGAATATCCGATTTCTCGTGGATTTGCTGACTTATTTTTCAAAAAAAATCTTGATGATGATGCCCAAGAAATGGCGGTTTCTCTTGATCCATTAAGTCAAGAATTGATAAAATTTAAAGAAGAATTGAGTTCCCTTAATAGTCTCAATGATCCGAGAGGGGTTTATTCTCGTCTTCCCTTTAATTGGCAATTACATTAG